CATTGATTGCTATTTTTTTAATCAGCTTTTTATTGTTTACAGAAACTTTTCTAGGTggcaattgttttttttgttttctaaaagtTTACAGTTTTTTATTCACAAGCGTCTTGcgctttaatatataaaaattttgaatggCGGAACCCGTATAGCCCAACTCGACACACTACATAAAAGGGCATGGTTCAATTCGATTACCATTAGATAAAATGAACAATTATAACCATACCAGATATGTTGATATATGCATTCAGCCGGTGAAACTTGAATTTGAATATCTGAAGTGTTACTTGTCTATGTGAATGTATAAGGGACGATAattaattatcaattttttttattatatattaataatgctgaataaaaaaatttaaataataaaattataaagttgcacaatatataacactaaaatataaatctattaaaaatatttacgttaatattaaatgtatatatatatatatatatatttataaaataaaaatatatccgcACGAAAGTGCGGGTCAAAGTCTAATAAGAGATTATATCAGGTGCTTTAAATTTTGAATGGTGGAACTAGTGTTGGGCATTCGgattttcggttcgggtcggttcggttcggtttaatcggttttTGGGTTATTCGGATTGGGATGTTTAGGAACCGTTTAGGGACCGGacatttttcggatcgggtttctatttttttataaaacccgAAATGAAACCGTAGTACATATAATTCGGGTTTGGTTAGggtttaaaaccctaaaaccaaaaaaccccGAAAACCCGAGTTAAACCcagaaaaaaaccaaaaatatatccGGGTTATTCGGATAGTTCggatttttttagatattttttatttataaattatattttatatatattaaaatttaaaataataaaaattcaatatattcaaaatattcgggtatccgttcggtcccggttcggtttcggttttttagatttagaaatataggaaccgttcgagTTTTTGTAATTTTCGGTCCGGTTTCGGTTCCGGCTCggttttcgggtttcggataaTATGCTCATGACTAGGAGGAACCCCGTATAGCCCAACTCAACATGGTTCAATTCGATTACCATTAGATAAAATGAACAGTTATAACCATACCAGATATGTTGATATATGCATTCAGCCAGTGAAACTTGAATTTgaatattttagcaaaaaaaaaagaagaaaaacttgaatTTGAATATCTGAAGTGTTACTTGTGTAGACATGCTTAACATTCACATTCTCAATTGATGTGAATGTGAATGTATAAGGGACATACTATCTTGTTTATATATACATCTTTTCAGAAGGAAAGTGTAAAGATAGTATCCTAGTGTGTTGAGCAGAAAAATCAAACAATTGTTGTATTTCACTCTTCTCCTAGTTACGAAAAAATTAGTTACAGTTCAGCTTAcaatttaacaaaagaaaattatcaaAAGAAGCATCTCAATCTCTGTCTAGCCAAATTAAGATCATATCAAGTGCTTAGCCATGATCTTGTTTTGATTCTGCAACCACAACTGCTGTTCTTGCAACACAGATTGCTGATTTACCCCTCCATTTTCCGAAACCGTCTCTCCGAACCCAAAACTCTCACATGTTGCAAATGGGTCACACTTCTCCGGCAAACTCCCTATGGCCTTGAACGTTGGCGTAGACGACGGCTCAAAATCTTCAGGAAAGTTCACCTGAAACGTCGGTTCCGGCTGAAACTCCGTCACAGCCAAGGCATTGAACGTGGTCATCAGTTCTCCAGCTAAAGGCTGAAAGTCTGACTCTTCAGCTAACGGCGGAGTAGCTGTATCCTCCAAGAATGGATTGTATTGGTCTGTGGTGGCTTGAAACGCAggcaccggatcattcaatccgAACGGTACTATTGCCATCGAGTTAGTATCTTGCACTTGCGTAGCTGTTTCTTCTAGCGCAAGCAACCAGTTCCCTGATGGTACTATCGCCATAGGGTTAGTATCATGTACTTGTGTAGCTGTTTCTTCCAGCGCAAGCAACCAGTTCCCTGAATCTCTCTGATCCTCAGAGGTTGTAATCGTTTCTACGTTCTTCCTCGGATCATCTCGCAACATCAACGCCTCCCAAGGATCAAAAGCCTCCTCCACCTTTgcatcttcttccttcttcttctctttggcAGAAACAGATGGATTGTTAGGAAGAGACTTAGTCGAAACGGTATCGAAGCTATTCCCGTTAAGATCGTCTCTCCCTCCTCCGTAAGGCTCTGACTGACACGACATCGGAGGACTACTCGTCCCCGCATCAGTCCTGCTCATCAAATCCTCCAAAGAAGTACTCCGAAACGACCCCCCACAGTCCCAGTACCTCTCCGAAGCCTCAGGCGAGCTCAAAACCGTCGCCTGAGGCTGCGTAGGTGGAAGAAGACTATTCGGCGGCGGCGGAAACGACGACTGATCTTTCAAAAACTCCCGCAACGTCTCGAGAAGCTCTAACGAGATCTTCTGAACGCTAGGGTACTCAGACGTGCGCCCCACGCCGATGGATTTGCAGAGATCGTAGAATCCGTTGAGCTCGTCGAACTGCTTCGAAGCTCGAAGGCACGCTTGAAACGCGTGCATGCAAGACTGGTACTGGAGATGGaagaagctgtcgaggagaagAGCTAACCCGTCGGAGATGTCTCTGTAGAGGTCGAAGCTCTCCTGCGCGACGGCGTAGAGAGACATCTTCACGAGCTTGTTGGCTTTCGCGTCTCCCGTCGGCCGCGTCGCGATGGCTCTGTCTAGCAACCTCTGCCAGTGCGTGATCTTGTCGAGGAGCATAACCGGTTTCATGTCTCTAACCGCCGGTTCATTTAATTTAGGACTAAACCGGGATTTGGAGGTGGTTATTCGTCCGGTTTGGTCCCGGTTAGTGTAACGTCTTTGTAATTTCCCGGTTAGGAAGCAGTCGAGCCGCTCGTCGAGGTATAGCGCGAAGGTGCGGACGAAGGCTGTGTAATCCCAAGGGCACGAGTTCGAATCGTCGCGGAAGGTTGAGAGGTTTAATATTTTCGCGCCGCGTTTCATGGCGTGGAGGACTTCGCGAGGGAAGTAAGGATCGCCGTCTTGGAAGATCCTGAGGACGAGGACTAAGGATTTGAGCGCGACGATCCAGTTCTTTGTTCGTCCGATGCGGCGTCCGATGGCGGCGGCGCAAGCGGCGGCGTGCGATTTCTTCGAGGAGATGATTGCGAGGATGTCTGAGACGAGGCGGTCGTAGATCGGGACGTCCTCGTCGTGGCTCGTGGTTTTGAGGATGGCTACCTCGAGGGTGGTGAGATCGCCGCCTCCGTTGGCTCCGGTGGCGACTTTGGCGAGGCTGATGCTCGTGTGGTCTTTGACCGCTCCAATCGCTTTTTTCAGCTTGCTCGGCATTGTTGTGGACGTCGCGTTTCTTATTCTCcctctagattttttttgtttgtttgtttctctctctaagGGGAAAGAGTTGGCAATTTTTTTGTTGCGTCTTCTAAATATAAAAGAGTGGAAGACAGAATTAAATGGCTGGAGACTCGAGAGATCCTTTTAAGACATGACAACGATATGGGTTGACTAGAAAACAGAGACTTCTATCATTCACACACGCGCGCTATTGGCGCGTAGAATTAACAATGTTGTTGGTAGAACTTAGAAGCTTGCATAGCACGCTTCAAACTTTGTAGATGTATGTTTTACAAGTTTTTTTGTCAAGCGATTCGTGTAAAGCTATTATTATATCACAATCAAGATGAGTTTAATTCCTACAAGCTCCTTATAGGTTAAATCCAATGCCAAGCTGTGTTATGTTATCTTTTTATAAACAAACCAAAGGAGTGGCTAGCATCTTTAAATTCAATATCTTAGGCGACAAGAATATTTATAATGTGATCATATATCTTTATTGTTTCTTATAGACGTGCAAACCATTAGATATATCATGTGAGTAGGTTTTCTTAAGCTTGTGAGACGAATCATGAAACAATATTGACTTCACGAGTTTTACAACATTTGATGAAAATAGATTTTCCAATTCTGATCTCTTTCTTTCCCTTCTTCCATTTTTAAGTCACTTCGTCTCTAGTGTTTAAAGCCAGTTCAATATTCTCTTCGAGTGATCTACCCTTCCTCTCCACGGTGATTTTTCCACGCGTTTTGTTGCTGCTTAGCTCAGGGATGATGAGACCACTTACAGGACCAGCTCCAActgaaaaactaaatatatatacctGCAACAGGACGAAGcatatttgttatgtttttatatGGTACTGTGTAATTGATCTAGAGCTTTGGAACAGGAGACTAAGTATTGATGGATTTAATTCAGGCTTCTTACATGAGTGTTCCTCAATTATTGGCAGACTTTGGCTTAGATCTTCGCATTTGCAACTCGCTTAACTGATCTTGAACGATGACATAAGAAGGAAGGGAAAAGATATTTTTCAGCCGAAACTATAATCAGTGAAGGAACAAGTAGAGCCATTAAAAACTTGGGTAATGTTAAAAAGAGAAGATGCTTGGGTCATAATGGTATTTATGATTGTGAATACTAATCCGGTTGGACTAAAAATTTCAGGCGGCAAACATGTTGAAGAAGAGGGCATATTGAGATGAGAAACCAATCTTGAATAGAGAAAGCTACTGTCTATGTCTGTAAGATGGAATGAGATCTTAATAGGTAAGAGATCAGATTGTGCTGTAAGACTATAAAAAGTTGCAGTGTTGATATAAAGATGTTGTGTTTGAGTGATTAAGCTTTGTATAGATAAGGTTTCAGTCTGCAAATGTATACAGGAGTTTGATTAGTCAGTAAGTTCAAAAATAGAACTCTGAACTAGTCATTCTTCTTGATACTTGTTTGATTATTGAATAATGGTCATTAgctttattaaaataaacaaacccTTACAAAGAGTCTGCACTCAAAAGTTGCTGCTACAAACTTGTTGAAAGTGGAATAGAGAAAAGGAGAACAAAATGAAAGACTATGAGGATGGAGAATAGAAGCATGGGGTTACTAGAATTGAGGGTATGCATAGTTTTGGAAGCATGAGATGCTTGTGTTGTTGCTGATGCATTTTCCTTGAAGCCACATAGATCGACATTCCCTTTAAATGCAGATTCATTTTGATGTTGTGTATGTGTTGTTGCTGATACATTTTTCAAGCAACTCTTTTGAAGAAAAAAGCCACATAGATCGACATTCCCTTCAAATGAAGACTCATTTTGCTTTTGAAACTGTGTACCCTGTGGTATTTGGCCAGTGAGTTTGTTGTGTGACATGTTAATATACGACAAGAAGGAGAGCTTCCCTAACTCTTGTGGAATTGTCCCAGAAATTTGGTTACTAGAGATATCCAGTGACTCAAGGTCCGTGAGGTTAGCTAGAGAGGATGGAATATGACCGGTGAAACCATTGTTGGATAGGTCGAGGATAATCAGCCACTTCAAAAGACCAATCGATTCTGGAATCTCTCCTTCAAATTTGTTTCCAGAGAAATCAACGATTGCAAAAACGTTTACGATCCTATCAAGCATCATGTTTATTCCTTTGTTGTTTATTGACAAGGAAGGATGAAACCCAAGTGAGTAAGAATCGCCGATGAATTTCAATCTCGGTCGATCATATGCAAGGCTGATGGCTGCACTCCAATTCATAAAGTAATTTGGTGGGAGGCTCCCGTCAAACATGTTACGAGATATGTCAACTATCATCAGTTTCGAAAACGTCAAGGGGTAGTGAGGAGAAGATATAGGACCGTAGAATCTGTTTGCTCGTAGGATAAGTACTTGCAGATTCGGCAAAGACTCCAACCAGAAAGGAAACGTGTCACTAAAGCAATTGCTCTCCACATTTACAAACTCTAGGCTTTTGCAATTTACAAGAGACCTTGGAAATTTTCCACTTATTTGGTTGTGGCTGACGTCGAGCATCTTCAGCGAACTGTTGGAGAATGTGTCGGGAAGGTTGCTAAGGTTGTTGTGATGGAGATTCAACAATGCTAGTGATCCACTCAAGCATCTTGGAACCGAACCACTTAACCTGTTGTTCGACAGATCAAGGAATAATAGGTTCCTCGAATTGCACAAAGAAAGAGGCATCTCTCCTGAGAAATTGTTGTCTGATGCAAGTATGTACTTAACGGTTGGTGGAATGTTTGGAAAATATCCTCGAAAGGCGTTTGAATTCAAAAACAAGTAGACTAGTACTGAAGAGCTATGGAGCGATTCTGGAGAACCATCGAAACTATCAAGGGAGTTGTGAGAGAGACTAAGAGCGGTCAAAGAAGGAAGATTCCATAACCATTCGGGCACTTTCCCTTGGAGACTATTGTTTGAAAGGTCTAGAAAATAAAGCTTGGTTAATATGGTGGTGTTGCTGCTGATTGAGGAAGGAAGCTCTCCAGTGAAGCGGTTTTGGTGAAGATCCAAGTACTCTAAGTCGGTGAGTCGCCCAAACTCTGCGGGTAATGAAGAGGAAAAGTCGTTGAAAGAGAGATCGAGATACCTGATCTCCTGTAATCTGAAGAGGCTACTGTTAGCACCGAGAGTGCCGCTGAGACATGCACCACGAAGTTTTAGCTCCGTGACCCCACCGGTATCTTCATCAAACAAACCCCCATCAAAGGAGATAGCGTCAAGGGTCCAAGAGTTTGTCACTGAGTTGTTGCATGACAGAGTAAACTCGTTTTTGAAAGCAAGAAGGCTCTCCACTTGGCCAAGGCGACGATAAGGTAGAGAAACAAGAGTAGTAACCAAGAAGCTTAAAGCAAATAAACAAGAGATGGAGCTAAGAGGCACATGCAATGTCATAGtgggaaaaaaaagaagaagatgtgcaAACTAGAGAGATGAGGATAAAATGCCTCTGTATCTATGAATGGGCTTTGCTGCcatgtaatttaatttatagcCATGGTTAGGATCTTTTGATACAGCTTGACTTGGAACTTGTGTAAAGTCTTCCGTTATGTATCAACCACATTTTTATTCCACGTAGACCGGGTCCCCTATTATACTGGAAAAGTCGTCTTCGGTTTAAGTGGAAAAGTCATGTTTCTCGaatattaaaattcaattgTTTGAAAAAgtacaaattaattaattaacttctttttttttcgtagAGATTCATATATGAATATGTCTGTGTTTATATATGAACAGCATGAGATCCTTACACAGGGACCAGGAATACATCTGCGtttatatagtataaattaagGGAGTAAATGCTAACGAGGGATacttttacatataaatatataattgaacaAACCAAAGAAACATGTTTCTTCTCAATGACGGAACAATTTGAAGAATAGCACAGGTTTATATGTAGCAATAACTTGTCCGATTGCTATTCCGAACAATACTCCAGGGCCATAACCTATTGCTGCTGCTTTCCAGTTTAACACTTGTTCTTGCTTCGGCGACTTTGACTGTTGTATTTGTGTTTTTGGTTGCACATTTTCCTGAAAGCATCTTTTTTCTAGCGGAAGACCACAAAGATCTACATTCCCTTCAAATGAAGAACCATTCTGCCCGACAATCTGTGTACTCTGTGGTATTGGGCCGGTGAGTTTGTTCTGAGATAGGTTAACGTACGCCAGGAAAGTGAGGGTTACTAGCTCTTGGGGAATTCTCCCAGAGAGTTGGTTCCGAGATAGATCCAGTGATTCAAGGTTGGTGAGCTTCCCTAAAGATGATGGAATATAACCCACGAATCTGTTGTTTGACAAGTCCAACGCGATAAGCGATTTCAAGAGACCTATTGATTCAGGGATCTGTCCTTCAAGTCTGTTTCCAGAGAAATCAATGGCTCCGAAAATCCTTAAGATTTTTTCCAACTTTAGGTGTAGTCCTTTGTTAGTCACATACAAAGAAGGTTGGAACCCAAGCGAGTAAGAATCTCCCATGTACTGTGGTCGCCGTTGATGATCTTCAGGGACGTTGACCAAGGATGCATTCCAGTTCAGAAAGTAATTTGGTGGCAGACTTCCGGTAAAATTGTTACGCGATATATCAATTATACGCAGCTTAGGAAACGATAGATTACTTGGAGGATAAGTTATAGGACCATATAATCCGTTTGATCGTAAGATAACGACTTGCAGGTTCGGTAGAGACTTCAGCCAGAACGGGAAAGTATCTGTGATTCTTA
This region of Brassica napus cultivar Da-Ae chromosome C5, Da-Ae, whole genome shotgun sequence genomic DNA includes:
- the LOC111198127 gene encoding receptor-like protein 20 codes for the protein MTLHVPLSSISCLFALSFLVTTLVSLPYRRLGQVESLLAFKNEFTLSCNNSVTNSWTLDAISFDGGLFDEDTGGVTELKLRGACLSGTLGANSSLFRLQEIRYLDLSFNDFSSSLPAEFGRLTDLEYLDLHQNRFTGELPSSISSNTTILTKLYFLDLSNNSLQGKVPEWLWNLPSLTALSLSHNSLDSFDGSPESLHSSSVLVYLFLNSNAFRGYFPNIPPTVKYILASDNNFSGEMPLSLCNSRNLLFLDLSNNRLSGSVPRCLSGSLALLNLHHNNLSNLPDTFSNSSLKMLDVSHNQISGKFPRSLVNCKSLEFVNVESNCFSDTFPFWLESLPNLQVLILRANRFYGPISSPHYPLTFSKLMIVDISRNMFDGSLPPNYFMNWSAAISLAYDRPRLKFIGDSYSLGFHPSLSINNKGINMMLDRIVNVFAIVDFSGNKFEGEIPESIGLLKWLIILDLSNNGFTGHIPSSLANLTDLESLDISSNQISGTIPQELGKLSFLSYINMSHNKLTGQIPQGTQFQKQNESSFEGNVDLCGFFLQKSCLKNVSATTHTQHQNESAFKGNVDLCGFKENASATTQASHASKTMHTLNSSNPMLLFSILIVFHFVLLFSIPLSTSL
- the LOC106398190 gene encoding clathrin coat assembly protein AP180-like, encoding MPSKLKKAIGAVKDHTSISLAKVATGANGGGDLTTLEVAILKTTSHDEDVPIYDRLVSDILAIISSKKSHAAACAAAIGRRIGRTKNWIVALKSLVLVLRIFQDGDPYFPREVLHAMKRGAKILNLSTFRDDSNSCPWDYTAFVRTFALYLDERLDCFLTGKLQRRYTNRDQTGRITTSKSRFSPKLNEPAVRDMKPVMLLDKITHWQRLLDRAIATRPTGDAKANKLVKMSLYAVAQESFDLYRDISDGLALLLDSFFHLQYQSCMHAFQACLRASKQFDELNGFYDLCKSIGVGRTSEYPSVQKISLELLETLREFLKDQSSFPPPPNSLLPPTQPQATVLSSPEASERYWDCGGSFRSTSLEDLMSRTDAGTSSPPMSCQSEPYGGGRDDLNGNSFDTVSTKSLPNNPSVSAKEKKKEEDAKVEEAFDPWEALMLRDDPRKNVETITTSEDQRDSGNWLLALEETATQVHDTNPMAIVPSGNWLLALEETATQVQDTNSMAIVPFGLNDPVPAFQATTDQYNPFLEDTATPPLAEESDFQPLAGELMTTFNALAVTEFQPEPTFQVNFPEDFEPSSTPTFKAIGSLPEKCDPFATCESFGFGETVSENGGVNQQSVLQEQQLWLQNQNKIMAKHLI